From Campylobacter upsaliensis, the proteins below share one genomic window:
- the atpC gene encoding ATP synthase F1 subunit epsilon, with protein sequence MQDLISLEIVTPLGMIYQGEVKSVTLPGSEGEFGVLRGHASLVASLKSGVIDVEKQDLKHELVAIDSGYAKVDEDKVCVLAKGAVWVCGSSESEIEKNLNNAKDLIKAMSSDNAALAATFSKLDNAKANV encoded by the coding sequence ATGCAGGATTTAATATCTTTAGAAATAGTAACCCCTCTAGGAATGATTTATCAAGGAGAGGTAAAGTCCGTTACCTTACCTGGAAGTGAGGGGGAATTTGGTGTTTTAAGGGGGCATGCGAGTTTAGTGGCTTCTTTAAAATCTGGCGTCATTGATGTAGAAAAACAAGATTTAAAACACGAATTAGTTGCCATTGACTCAGGCTATGCTAAGGTAGATGAAGACAAAGTTTGCGTTTTGGCTAAAGGTGCTGTTTGGGTTTGCGGCTCAAGTGAAAGTGAGATTGAGAAAAATCTTAATAACGCAAAAGACTTAATCAAAGCTATGAGTTCGGACAATGCCGCCTTAGCTGCGACCTTTTCTAAGCTTGATAATGCTAAGGCAAATGTATGA
- a CDS encoding TonB C-terminal domain-containing protein: MKNYGLSNLTSFCLACGVYFIVVGFVFFRLVTMQEPVLSYTDIKDSFINVDLSEASTQISSPKPTPKPQTSPVDVNDLFAKTTNKMVKTQNVNQKATDFNALFGNVKEIQEEKSTQIQSSKKSGQGTNSQSAAELLKQLNDNLIPEESTANGQSTQAQKVGIYDEFLGKVERVIKQRWSQYYPNPKNIGVKVKIFIDSEGKFGYTSVEKSYDSIFDAKVLEFLESQKGKFIAYPPKNKGVAITMNLKDEGVNPLQ; the protein is encoded by the coding sequence ATGAAAAATTATGGCTTGAGTAATCTTACCTCCTTTTGTCTCGCTTGTGGGGTTTATTTTATCGTTGTGGGCTTTGTCTTTTTTAGGCTAGTTACTATGCAAGAGCCTGTTTTAAGTTATACGGATATAAAAGATAGTTTTATTAATGTCGATTTAAGTGAAGCTTCTACGCAAATTTCAAGCCCTAAGCCCACTCCTAAGCCTCAAACAAGCCCCGTTGATGTCAATGATCTTTTCGCAAAAACGACTAATAAAATGGTCAAAACGCAAAATGTTAATCAAAAAGCCACCGATTTTAACGCCCTTTTTGGCAATGTCAAAGAAATACAAGAAGAAAAAAGCACGCAAATTCAATCCTCCAAAAAATCAGGACAAGGCACAAATTCCCAAAGTGCCGCCGAATTATTAAAGCAATTAAATGACAATCTTATCCCAGAAGAAAGCACCGCAAACGGACAAAGCACCCAAGCACAAAAAGTAGGGATTTATGATGAGTTTTTAGGTAAGGTTGAAAGGGTGATTAAACAGCGTTGGAGTCAATACTATCCTAATCCTAAAAATATAGGCGTTAAGGTAAAAATTTTCATCGATAGCGAGGGGAAATTCGGCTACACTTCGGTAGAAAAGAGTTATGATAGCATTTTTGACGCTAAGGTTTTGGAATTCTTAGAAAGTCAAAAAGGTAAATTCATCGCCTATCCTCCTAAAAATAAGGGCGTAGCTATAACGATGAATTTAAAAGATGAGGGAGTTAATCCTTTGCAATAA
- a CDS encoding type I restriction endonuclease subunit R, whose amino-acid sequence MRSLKLLAQSTASTIAVEFTPSKKVDSSYQSESQLEKELIATLQAQGYEYAPISDEKSLESNLRTKLETLNSTTLSDTEWQRFFKQVLARANASIVEKSQLIQEDYIQPLERDNGSTINFKLIDKADIHKNSLQVINQFQAQSPTRSHRYDVTILVNGLPLVHIELKRRGISLKEAFRQINRYGRESFFSGSGLFEFVQIFVISNGTQSKYYSNTTRDLHIKTKQGIKTTKTSNTFEFTSYFSDEKNTIIDDLIDFAKTFFARHTLLQILCHYCVLDVDRKLLVLRPYQIAACEKILQQIAISYHNKFYEKSNGQKSGGYIWHTTGSGKTLTSFKTAQLVSKIPEIAKVLFVVDRKDLDYQTMREYDRFQKGAATGSKSTKELQSRLNSTDKNHKIIITTIQKLSRFITQAEKDHTIFNEHIVMIFDECHRSQFGQMQKDITKAFKKLYLFGFTGTPIFAANALGYETTQRVFGECLHRYTIIHAIRDHNVLPFRVDYHTTTKDITQITDEILLNPTRIEHITRYILEHFTTHTKRNAKSYNLNGKHTLGFNALFATQSIPMAMRYYEEFKRQQAHLSQNEALKIGIIYSYAPNDELEEENSEDTTALPKSQRDFLDAAISDYNAIFACRFDSSADNFQNYYKDFSLKLKNRELDLAIVVNMFLTGFDATTLNTLYVDKSLRYHGLLQAYSRTNRILNSVKSFGNIIAFRDLSKATDDALALFSDENAKGIVFLRSLEEYLQGYTDENGQKHKGYNELTKELTDKFPLESFRQATLKTSQKKHFLALFGELLKLRNILEIFDNFSDPLNERDKQDYQSHYISTYEELRKDKDDKESTLDEVEFEVELLAQVEVSIEYILELIAKYHKDQATNYEPILKLLDSSLSLRSKKELFLRLIDSLHTQSNVEKDFSTYIKTHKNNALQDIINALNLDPKKTKEFMQDSFERGELRDYGRAFDEILPPSPLFGKGAEQTHKVRKQALEKLQAFFELFKGLDMSNKEQ is encoded by the coding sequence ATGCGAAGCCTAAAACTCCTAGCCCAAAGCACCGCCTCCACCATAGCCGTAGAATTTACCCCAAGCAAAAAAGTGGATTCTAGCTACCAAAGCGAATCCCAGCTAGAAAAAGAGCTTATCGCCACACTCCAAGCCCAAGGCTATGAATACGCCCCTATCAGTGATGAAAAATCCCTAGAATCCAATCTGCGCACAAAGCTAGAGACGCTAAACTCCACCACCCTAAGCGACACAGAGTGGCAGAGATTTTTCAAGCAAGTGCTAGCTAGGGCAAATGCCTCTATTGTAGAAAAAAGCCAGCTAATCCAAGAGGACTATATCCAGCCCCTAGAGCGTGATAATGGCAGCACTATCAACTTTAAGCTAATCGACAAAGCCGACATACATAAAAACTCCCTGCAAGTTATCAATCAGTTTCAAGCCCAAAGCCCCACGCGCTCCCACCGCTATGATGTAACTATCCTAGTCAATGGACTGCCCTTAGTGCATATCGAGCTAAAGCGGCGCGGCATAAGCCTTAAAGAAGCTTTTAGGCAGATCAATCGCTACGGGCGGGAGAGCTTTTTTAGCGGGAGTGGGCTCTTTGAGTTTGTGCAGATTTTTGTCATCAGCAACGGCACGCAAAGCAAGTATTATTCTAACACTACACGCGATTTACATATCAAAACAAAGCAAGGCATAAAAACGACTAAAACTTCCAACACCTTTGAATTCACAAGCTATTTTAGCGATGAGAAAAACACCATCATAGATGATTTAATAGACTTTGCAAAGACCTTTTTTGCTAGGCATACACTTTTGCAAATCTTATGCCATTACTGCGTGCTAGATGTGGATAGAAAGCTCCTAGTCCTGCGACCTTATCAAATCGCCGCGTGTGAAAAGATCTTGCAACAAATCGCCATAAGCTACCACAACAAATTCTACGAAAAATCAAACGGACAAAAAAGTGGCGGCTATATTTGGCACACCACAGGCAGTGGCAAAACGCTCACAAGCTTTAAAACCGCCCAGCTAGTAAGCAAAATCCCAGAAATCGCTAAAGTGCTTTTTGTCGTGGATAGAAAAGACCTAGACTATCAAACTATGCGAGAATACGATAGATTCCAAAAGGGTGCTGCCACAGGGAGCAAAAGCACCAAAGAGCTGCAATCACGCCTTAACAGCACAGATAAAAACCACAAAATCATCATCACCACTATCCAAAAGCTCTCCCGCTTCATCACCCAAGCAGAAAAAGACCATACAATCTTTAACGAACATATTGTGATGATTTTTGATGAGTGCCATAGAAGTCAATTTGGGCAAATGCAAAAAGACATCACCAAAGCCTTTAAAAAGCTCTATCTTTTTGGCTTTACAGGCACGCCCATTTTCGCCGCAAACGCTCTAGGCTATGAGACGACACAGCGAGTCTTTGGCGAGTGCTTACATCGCTATACCATTATCCACGCCATACGCGACCATAATGTCCTGCCATTTCGCGTAGATTACCACACCACGACCAAAGATATCACGCAAATCACAGATGAGATTTTGCTAAATCCCACCCGTATAGAGCATATCACTCGCTATATCTTAGAGCATTTCACCACTCACACCAAACGCAACGCAAAGTCTTACAATCTAAATGGCAAGCACACGCTAGGCTTTAACGCTCTTTTTGCCACCCAGTCTATCCCTATGGCTATGCGATATTATGAAGAGTTTAAAAGACAGCAAGCCCACCTAAGCCAAAATGAAGCCCTAAAAATAGGCATCATTTACAGCTATGCCCCAAACGATGAGCTAGAAGAAGAAAACAGCGAGGACACCACCGCCCTGCCTAAGTCTCAAAGAGACTTTTTAGACGCGGCGATAAGCGACTATAACGCAATATTTGCGTGCAGATTTGATAGCTCCGCGGATAATTTTCAAAACTACTACAAAGACTTCTCCCTAAAGCTTAAAAATAGAGAGCTAGACCTAGCTATCGTAGTCAATATGTTTCTAACAGGCTTTGACGCCACCACGCTAAATACCCTTTATGTCGATAAGTCCTTACGCTATCACGGGCTTTTACAAGCCTACTCACGCACCAATAGAATCCTAAATTCCGTCAAAAGCTTTGGCAATATCATAGCCTTTAGAGACCTAAGCAAAGCCACAGATGACGCCCTAGCTCTCTTTAGCGATGAAAATGCCAAAGGCATAGTCTTTCTAAGAAGCCTAGAAGAATACCTACAAGGCTACACCGATGAAAACGGACAAAAACATAAAGGCTACAACGAGCTTACAAAAGAGCTTACAGACAAATTTCCGCTTGAAAGCTTCCGCCAAGCCACGCTAAAGACAAGCCAGAAAAAGCACTTTTTAGCCCTCTTTGGAGAGCTTTTAAAGCTGCGTAATATCCTTGAAATTTTTGATAATTTTAGCGATCCACTAAATGAACGCGATAAGCAAGATTATCAAAGCCACTACATAAGCACCTATGAAGAGCTACGCAAAGACAAAGATGACAAAGAAAGCACCCTAGATGAAGTAGAATTTGAAGTCGAGCTTCTAGCTCAAGTAGAAGTAAGCATAGAATATATCCTAGAGCTTATCGCCAAATATCACAAAGACCAAGCCACCAACTACGAGCCTATACTAAAGCTACTAGATTCTAGCCTAAGCCTACGGAGTAAAAAGGAGCTTTTTTTACGCCTCATAGACTCTTTACACACGCAAAGCAATGTGGAAAAAGACTTTAGCACCTACATCAAAACGCATAAAAATAACGCCTTGCAAGACATCATAAACGCCCTAAATTTAGACCCCAAAAAGACTAAAGAATTTATGCAAGATAGCTTTGAGCGAGGTGAGCTAAGGGACTATGGGAGAGCTTTTGATGAGATTTTGCCACCTTCTCCACTCTTTGGCAAGGGTGCAGAGCAGACGCATAAAGTCCGCAAGCAAGCCCTAGAAAAGCTACAAGCATTTTTCGAGCTTTTTAAGGGACTAGATATGAGCAACAAGGAGCAATGA
- a CDS encoding MotA/TolQ/ExbB proton channel family protein — translation MNFEAIFHFFNESSLISYVVLAWLSFYFILSFAILFARLSFLANWRSKEKESLETLLLGEKDLSRTDSILRKCTDTSLSHLEIYKNLAARRSSLGLTWLSIVASTSPFIGLFGTVISILETFGGLGTQNSLSIIAPKISEALVATGCGILVAIPAYTFHLIIKRKAFELLSIIDSEIKVLSSHKG, via the coding sequence ATGAATTTCGAGGCTATTTTCCATTTTTTTAACGAATCAAGTCTTATTAGCTATGTGGTTTTGGCTTGGCTTTCTTTTTATTTTATCCTTTCTTTTGCTATACTTTTTGCAAGGCTTTCTTTTTTGGCAAATTGGCGTAGTAAGGAAAAGGAAAGTTTAGAAACCTTACTTTTAGGCGAGAAGGATTTAAGTCGCACCGATTCTATTTTAAGAAAATGCACCGACACAAGCCTTTCGCATTTAGAAATTTATAAAAATTTAGCCGCACGCCGCTCTTCTTTGGGGCTAACTTGGCTAAGTATCGTTGCTTCGACTTCGCCTTTTATAGGACTTTTTGGCACGGTTATCTCTATACTTGAGACTTTTGGAGGACTTGGCACACAAAATTCCTTAAGCATTATCGCACCTAAAATTAGCGAGGCTTTAGTAGCTACGGGCTGTGGAATTTTAGTCGCTATCCCTGCTTATACTTTTCATCTTATTATTAAAAGAAAGGCTTTTGAGCTTTTAAGCATTATTGATAGTGAGATTAAGGTTCTTAGCTCACATAAGGGTTAA
- the atpD gene encoding F0F1 ATP synthase subunit beta: MQGFISQVLGPVVDVDFDDYLPQINEAIRVDFNNDGKEQKLILEVAAHLGDNRVRTIAMDMTDGLVRGLKVEALGGPISVPVGEKVLGRIFNVTGDLIDEGEEISFDKHWSIHRDPPAFEEQSTKSEIFETGIKVVDLLAPYAKGGKVGLFGGAGVGKTVIIMELIHNVAFKHSGYSVFAGVGERTREGNDLYNEMKESNVLDKVALCYGQMNEPPGARNRIALTGLTMAEYFRDEMGLDVLMFIDNIFRFSQSGSEMSALLGRIPSAVGYQPTLASEMGKFQERITSTKKGSITSVQAVYVPADDLTDPAPATVFAHLDATTVLNRAIAEKGIYPAVDPLDSTSRMLDPQIIGEEHYKVARGVQSVLQKYKDLQDIIAILGMDELSEEDKLVVERARKIEKFLSQPFFVAEVFTGSPGKYISLEETISGFKGILEGKYDDLPENAFYMVGNIDEAIAKAETLREISRGDTCLDNCKVEQKKAN, from the coding sequence ATGCAAGGATTTATTTCGCAGGTATTAGGACCTGTTGTAGATGTGGATTTTGATGATTATTTACCACAAATTAACGAAGCGATAAGGGTAGATTTTAATAACGATGGAAAAGAGCAAAAATTAATCCTAGAAGTCGCCGCACATTTGGGGGACAATAGAGTAAGAACCATAGCTATGGATATGACAGATGGTTTAGTAAGAGGACTTAAGGTGGAAGCTTTGGGAGGTCCTATTTCTGTGCCTGTGGGTGAAAAAGTTTTGGGAAGGATTTTTAATGTTACGGGCGATTTGATAGATGAGGGCGAAGAGATAAGCTTTGATAAGCATTGGAGTATTCATAGAGACCCACCTGCCTTTGAAGAGCAAAGCACTAAGAGTGAAATTTTTGAAACGGGTATTAAGGTTGTAGATTTGCTTGCGCCTTATGCTAAGGGTGGTAAGGTAGGACTTTTCGGCGGTGCCGGTGTGGGTAAGACGGTGATTATTATGGAGCTTATTCACAATGTCGCCTTTAAACATAGCGGTTATTCTGTATTTGCTGGTGTGGGCGAAAGAACGCGTGAGGGAAATGACCTTTATAATGAAATGAAAGAAAGTAATGTTTTAGATAAAGTTGCTCTATGTTATGGGCAAATGAACGAACCACCAGGTGCTAGAAATCGCATCGCCCTTACAGGTCTTACTATGGCGGAGTATTTTAGAGATGAAATGGGGCTTGATGTATTGATGTTTATTGATAATATTTTTAGATTTTCTCAATCAGGTTCCGAAATGTCCGCTCTTTTAGGGCGTATCCCATCAGCAGTAGGCTATCAACCGACTTTAGCAAGTGAAATGGGTAAATTCCAAGAGAGGATTACCTCCACTAAAAAAGGTTCTATAACTTCTGTTCAAGCCGTCTATGTCCCAGCGGATGACTTGACAGACCCAGCACCTGCCACCGTTTTTGCACACCTTGATGCAACTACAGTGCTTAACCGTGCTATTGCTGAAAAGGGAATTTATCCAGCTGTTGATCCACTTGATTCAACTTCGCGTATGCTTGACCCACAAATCATAGGTGAGGAACATTATAAGGTAGCAAGGGGCGTTCAATCTGTGCTTCAAAAATACAAAGATTTACAAGATATTATCGCTATCTTAGGTATGGACGAGCTTAGCGAAGAAGATAAACTTGTCGTCGAAAGAGCAAGGAAAATAGAAAAATTCCTATCTCAGCCTTTCTTCGTGGCGGAAGTTTTTACGGGAAGTCCGGGTAAATATATAAGCCTTGAAGAGACTATCAGTGGATTTAAGGGCATTTTAGAGGGTAAGTATGATGATTTGCCAGAAAATGCTTTTTATATGGTAGGAAATATTGACGAGGCAATTGCTAAGGCAGAAACTCTGAGGGAGATTAGTAGAGGTGATACTTGCTTAGATAATTGTAAGGTTGAACAAAAAAAGGCTAATTGA
- a CDS encoding ExbD/TolR family protein gives MPFDDEKPELNITPLVDIMLVLLAILMVTAPSITYEEKVNLPQGSQKSASSPSVKSLIVSVNSKKEIFINQEKFDFLSFADNLAQKKAQFNTEEPVFIRADKSLKYDDVIFVLRSVKNLGFSKVALQTE, from the coding sequence ATGCCGTTTGATGATGAAAAGCCCGAGCTTAATATCACTCCCTTAGTGGATATTATGCTTGTTTTATTAGCCATTTTGATGGTTACTGCTCCTAGTATTACTTACGAAGAAAAGGTTAATCTCCCTCAAGGCTCACAAAAAAGTGCAAGTTCGCCGAGCGTGAAAAGTCTTATTGTAAGCGTGAATTCTAAAAAAGAAATTTTCATCAATCAAGAAAAATTTGACTTCCTTTCTTTCGCGGATAATCTTGCACAAAAAAAGGCACAATTTAACACTGAAGAGCCTGTTTTCATAAGAGCGGATAAGAGTTTAAAGTATGATGATGTGATTTTCGTTTTAAGAAGTGTGAAAAATTTAGGCTTTAGCAAGGTCGCCTTACAGACTGAATAA
- a CDS encoding restriction endonuclease subunit S, which produces MMKALNNNAHPLESLLKQHCPNGVEFKELQEICKLQAGDRIIKSMMNDKAKYPVMGGGTEPTGYYHDYNFNQAITIARAGSAGYVAWQEGKFWATDVCFVAILPISHCETSARKSRQSTNTKSKQMDCHEFDKSNSRNDKAILKFVFYVLKANEYELKKHLYGGSMPKLDKNYLWSFPIPLPPLEIQQKIVDILDAFTELQAELQAELQARRKQYEYYRNKLLSFEELQRRTDMLNGGGLKLVTLGEIGTFTRGNGLTKSDFVEVGVPCIHYGQIHTHYHNYTHSTTSFVSEEKARKLKKAKCGDLVIAGVSEDKDCVCKAVVYLGKQEACVSGDTFIFSHSQNPKFIGYMFQTENFNTFKHKYAQGAKVLRVHNKHLENFQIPLPPLEVQNEIVEILDKFDTLANDLSAGLPAEIEARKKQYEYYRERLLSFIAKD; this is translated from the coding sequence ATGATGAAAGCCTTAAACAATAACGCCCACCCCCTAGAATCCTTACTGAAACAACACTGCCCTAATGGCGTGGAGTTTAAAGAGCTGCAAGAGATTTGTAAGCTACAAGCTGGAGATAGAATTATCAAATCAATGATGAACGATAAGGCTAAATACCCCGTTATGGGTGGCGGCACAGAACCGACAGGCTATTATCACGATTATAATTTCAATCAAGCTATAACCATAGCAAGAGCAGGAAGTGCAGGCTATGTTGCTTGGCAAGAAGGAAAATTTTGGGCGACTGATGTTTGTTTTGTGGCAATTTTGCCTATTAGTCATTGCGAGACTTCCGCAAGGAAGTCGCGGCAATCCACAAATACAAAATCTAAACAAATGGATTGCCACGAATTTGACAAGTCAAATTCTCGCAATGACAAAGCCATACTCAAATTTGTTTTTTATGTCTTAAAAGCCAATGAATACGAATTGAAAAAGCATCTTTATGGTGGTTCTATGCCTAAGCTTGATAAAAATTATCTTTGGAGTTTCCCTATCCCCCTGCCGCCGCTAGAAATTCAGCAAAAAATCGTAGATATTTTAGACGCCTTTACAGAATTACAAGCAGAATTACAAGCAGAATTACAAGCACGCCGCAAGCAGTATGAATATTATAGAAACAAGCTTTTAAGCTTTGAGGAACTACAAAGACGCACTGATATGCTAAACGGGGGGGGTCTTAAGCTTGTAACCTTAGGCGAGATAGGAACTTTCACGCGTGGCAATGGTTTAACAAAAAGCGATTTTGTAGAAGTTGGCGTGCCTTGTATCCATTATGGGCAAATCCACACGCATTACCATAATTACACTCATAGCACAACAAGCTTTGTCAGTGAAGAAAAAGCAAGGAAACTAAAAAAGGCTAAGTGTGGGGATTTAGTCATAGCTGGGGTAAGCGAGGATAAAGACTGCGTTTGTAAGGCAGTCGTGTATCTAGGAAAGCAAGAAGCGTGTGTTAGTGGTGATACTTTCATATTCTCACACTCACAAAATCCAAAATTTATAGGTTATATGTTTCAAACCGAAAATTTTAATACATTTAAACACAAATATGCACAAGGTGCAAAAGTTTTAAGAGTTCATAACAAGCACTTAGAAAATTTCCAAATCCCCCTACCGCCTTTAGAAGTGCAAAATGAAATCGTAGAGATTTTAGACAAATTTGACACACTGGCAAATGATTTAAGCGCAGGGCTGCCCGCCGAGATAGAAGCGAGGAAAAAACAATATGAGTATTACAGAGAGAGACTTTTAAGCTTTATTGCAAAGGATTAA